A single Chloroflexi bacterium ADurb.Bin180 DNA region contains:
- a CDS encoding Thermostable monoacylglycerol lipase translates to MSNIIPGAEPFHFRGNQVGCLLIHGFTGTPQEMRRLGQFLNTQGWTVQGVLVAGHGTTEQELARTRWQDWTRSVSEAMDELAGSCRQTFVIGQSVGGALALHLASHFPVSGVVAMATPLVTDLKLLCLARVVKAIRPYRKKGPSNILDPESLKTRVAYQYWPNAGNEQIVRFCRHLRDDLPEIRCPALLIHSRQDKTVNPEMMPRLYELLGSRQKTMVWLENSGHVVTEDYERDRVYALVSDLVQAQLAA, encoded by the coding sequence ATGTCCAACATCATTCCCGGCGCCGAACCATTCCACTTCCGCGGTAATCAGGTTGGCTGTCTGTTGATTCACGGTTTTACCGGCACGCCGCAGGAGATGAGGCGGCTCGGGCAGTTCCTCAACACGCAAGGCTGGACCGTGCAGGGAGTACTGGTGGCGGGCCACGGGACAACCGAGCAGGAGCTGGCCCGCACCAGGTGGCAAGACTGGACGCGCTCGGTAAGCGAGGCAATGGACGAGCTTGCTGGCTCGTGCCGCCAGACCTTTGTCATCGGCCAGTCGGTGGGAGGTGCGCTGGCGCTGCATCTGGCCAGCCATTTTCCGGTGTCGGGTGTTGTGGCGATGGCCACTCCGCTGGTGACGGATCTCAAGCTGCTCTGTTTGGCCCGGGTGGTCAAAGCGATTCGGCCCTACCGCAAGAAGGGCCCCAGCAATATCCTCGACCCCGAGTCGTTGAAAACCAGGGTGGCCTATCAGTACTGGCCGAATGCCGGTAACGAGCAGATCGTGCGCTTTTGCCGCCACTTGCGCGATGACCTGCCCGAGATCCGCTGCCCCGCACTGCTGATCCATTCCCGACAGGACAAGACGGTCAACCCGGAGATGATGCCTCGGCTCTACGAGCTGCTGGGGTCGAGACAGAAGACGATGGTCTGGCTGGAGAACAGCGGTCACGTTGTGACTGAAGACTATGAAAGGGACAGGGTCTATGCTCTTGTGAGCGACCTGGTGCAGGCGCAGTTGGCGGCGTAG
- the sipT gene encoding Signal peptidase I T has protein sequence MTQPDAGTQLDIEAQPVTEVASPPPPVSWEQRLGGWTRDILETILPALLIVLVVNLFIAQATRVEGQSMEPNLHNNQRLIIEKVSYHLRPPARGDIVVIKAPFFQPVPVTTRFAAWLATLMRRAPALVLPEPLIKRVIALPGETIETRNGRVYVNGKELTEPYTSALTFLPSWSTSDMSPRVVSPGHLFVLGDNRPNSNDSRSFGEVPLADIIGHAWLRYWPLTELGLLK, from the coding sequence ATGACCCAACCTGACGCGGGGACCCAACTCGACATCGAAGCTCAACCCGTAACGGAGGTGGCGTCACCGCCTCCTCCCGTCTCCTGGGAACAGAGGTTGGGGGGCTGGACTCGGGACATCCTCGAGACCATCCTGCCGGCCCTGCTCATCGTGCTGGTGGTGAATCTCTTCATTGCGCAGGCCACGCGCGTGGAGGGCCAGAGTATGGAACCCAACCTCCACAACAACCAGCGCCTGATCATTGAGAAGGTCTCTTACCACCTCCGGCCGCCCGCTCGAGGCGATATCGTGGTGATCAAGGCTCCTTTTTTCCAGCCTGTGCCTGTCACCACTCGTTTCGCTGCCTGGCTGGCCACACTGATGCGCAGGGCGCCTGCCCTGGTGCTGCCAGAGCCGCTGATCAAGCGCGTCATCGCCCTGCCCGGGGAAACCATCGAAACCAGGAACGGGCGCGTTTACGTCAATGGCAAGGAGCTGACCGAACCCTACACGTCCGCATTGACCTTCCTGCCAAGCTGGTCGACCAGCGACATGTCGCCGCGGGTCGTTTCTCCGGGACACCTGTTCGTGCTGGGCGACAATCGTCCCAACAGCAACGACTCGCGCAGCTTTGGCGAGGTCCCGCTGGCCGACATCATCGGCCACGCCTGGCTGCGCTACTGGCCCCTAACAGAACTCGGGCTGCTCAAGTAG
- the pnp gene encoding Polyribonucleotide nucleotidyltransferase → MNMAKTFEATLGDSKIVVETGKLAGQAGGAVTVRCGDTVILATATAAQQPRADVSFFPLAVDYEERLYAAGKIPGGFFKREGRPTEEATLLCRLVDRPLRPLFPKGMVNDVQVIITALSTDQEHYLDILAIIGASAALMISDIPFNGPVGAIRLGYADGKLLFNPTTSQMQTSQMDLRIAGTADSVIMVEAGANEVPEDVLLQALQEGHQAFQDVIRMQQQMQAELGKAKREFPLFKVSPETEQAVLARVGDRAAQALAAPTKEQRNQMLNDLRTELAKLFAETYPAAEVSTAFDNHVKRLVREAILAKGHRPDGRDLKTIRPISCEVGLLPRTHGSGLFTRGETQVLTIATLGTASDEQIIDGLGTEDTKRYMHHYNFPPYSTGETSRPRSPGRREIGHGALAERALVPMIPPQEQFPYTIRLVSEVLSSNGSTSMASVCASTLALMDAGVPIKAPVAGIAMGLIKEDDRVAVLTDIQGMEDFLGDMDFKVAGTANGVTALQMDLKIKGIAPDVMRTALAQAREARLFVLDKMLSTLGSARPELSPYAPRITLLKIDPQKIGAVIGPGGKMIRKIIEETGAKIDVEDDGTVFVASVEKEGSDKAVAMIRQLTEVPEVGKIYVGKVVRITDFGAFVEILPGTDGLVHISQLADFRVGKVEDVVKLGDEIMVMVIDIDGDGKIRLSRSAVLEGLTAEQARERDQRNRSSGGSGPRPFRPRGSGDRRPEGGRGDSRSRR, encoded by the coding sequence ATGAATATGGCAAAGACTTTTGAGGCCACACTTGGCGACAGCAAGATCGTGGTCGAGACGGGCAAGTTGGCGGGCCAGGCCGGCGGCGCCGTTACAGTGCGCTGCGGCGACACGGTCATCCTCGCCACCGCGACGGCCGCTCAGCAGCCCAGGGCCGACGTCTCGTTCTTCCCCCTGGCCGTGGACTATGAAGAGCGCCTCTACGCGGCGGGCAAGATCCCTGGCGGCTTCTTCAAGCGCGAGGGGCGTCCCACCGAAGAGGCTACGCTGCTGTGCCGCCTGGTAGACCGTCCCCTGCGGCCCTTGTTCCCCAAGGGTATGGTCAACGACGTGCAGGTCATCATCACCGCACTATCGACTGACCAGGAGCACTACCTCGACATTCTGGCGATCATCGGTGCGTCTGCTGCGCTCATGATCTCGGATATCCCCTTCAATGGACCGGTCGGTGCCATCCGTCTGGGCTATGCCGATGGCAAGCTGCTGTTCAATCCCACCACTTCGCAGATGCAGACCAGCCAGATGGACCTGCGCATCGCTGGCACCGCCGATTCCGTAATCATGGTCGAAGCAGGCGCGAACGAAGTGCCCGAAGACGTGCTCCTGCAGGCGCTCCAGGAAGGCCATCAGGCTTTCCAGGACGTGATCCGCATGCAGCAGCAGATGCAGGCCGAGCTGGGCAAGGCCAAGCGAGAGTTCCCTCTCTTCAAAGTAAGCCCGGAAACAGAGCAGGCAGTCCTGGCCCGAGTCGGTGACCGGGCCGCACAGGCGCTGGCGGCGCCGACCAAAGAGCAGCGCAACCAGATGCTCAACGACCTCCGCACAGAGCTGGCCAAGCTGTTCGCAGAAACGTACCCGGCGGCCGAGGTCTCGACGGCGTTCGACAACCACGTCAAGCGCCTGGTCCGCGAGGCAATCCTGGCCAAAGGGCACCGCCCTGACGGCCGCGACCTCAAGACCATCCGTCCCATCAGTTGCGAAGTCGGCCTGCTGCCCCGCACTCATGGTTCGGGGCTGTTCACCCGCGGCGAAACGCAGGTTCTGACGATCGCCACTCTGGGCACCGCCAGCGATGAGCAGATCATCGACGGCCTTGGCACAGAAGACACCAAGCGCTATATGCACCACTACAACTTTCCCCCCTACAGCACGGGCGAGACGTCGCGACCGCGCTCGCCGGGCAGGCGTGAGATCGGCCACGGCGCACTCGCCGAGCGCGCCCTGGTGCCGATGATCCCGCCGCAGGAGCAGTTCCCCTACACCATCCGCCTGGTGTCAGAAGTACTGTCGTCCAACGGTTCGACCTCTATGGCCAGCGTCTGCGCCAGTACCCTCGCGCTGATGGACGCCGGTGTGCCGATCAAGGCGCCGGTGGCGGGCATCGCCATGGGCCTGATCAAGGAAGATGACCGGGTCGCAGTGCTCACGGATATCCAGGGCATGGAGGACTTTCTCGGCGACATGGATTTCAAGGTCGCCGGAACCGCCAACGGCGTTACTGCTCTGCAGATGGACCTCAAGATCAAGGGCATCGCCCCGGACGTTATGCGCACGGCGCTGGCTCAGGCCAGGGAAGCGCGTCTCTTTGTCCTGGACAAAATGCTCAGCACGCTCGGCTCGGCCCGACCCGAGCTCTCTCCCTACGCCCCGCGGATCACGCTGCTCAAGATCGATCCGCAGAAGATCGGCGCGGTCATCGGTCCCGGCGGCAAGATGATTCGCAAGATTATCGAGGAGACAGGCGCCAAGATCGACGTCGAAGACGATGGCACCGTGTTTGTCGCTTCTGTCGAGAAGGAAGGCAGCGACAAGGCGGTGGCCATGATCCGCCAGCTTACCGAAGTGCCCGAAGTCGGCAAGATCTACGTCGGCAAGGTAGTACGCATCACCGACTTTGGCGCGTTTGTGGAAATCCTGCCCGGCACCGATGGTCTGGTGCACATCTCTCAGCTAGCCGACTTTAGGGTGGGCAAGGTAGAGGACGTCGTCAAGCTTGGTGACGAGATCATGGTCATGGTCATCGATATCGATGGCGACGGCAAGATCCGGCTTTCTCGCTCCGCGGTACTGGAGGGGCTCACTGCCGAACAGGCGCGCGAGCGCGATCAGCGCAACAGAAGCAGCGGCGGCTCGGGTCCACGGCCGTTTCGACCCCGCGGTTCGGGCGACCGTCGCCCTGAAGGCGGAAGGGGAGACTCGCGGTCACGGCGATGA